A single window of Pyrus communis chromosome 10, drPyrComm1.1, whole genome shotgun sequence DNA harbors:
- the LOC137746668 gene encoding EPIDERMAL PATTERNING FACTOR-like protein 2, giving the protein MGCFHFYSISLMFLLILCPTQFRFCTQLAESRAIHNKVAISQAGNEESKVNLRGQIGSRPPRCERRCSSCAHCEAIQMPENPQVNAITGSKNSSKVVSSIAYARGDDNSSNYKPMSWKCKCGSSIFNP; this is encoded by the exons ATGGGTTGCTTCCACTTCTACTCAATTTCCCTTATGTTTCTCTTGATTCTGTGCCCAACCCAGTTCAGATTTTGTACCCAATTGGCTGAAAGCAGAGCAATTCACAACAAAGTTGCCATTTCCCAG GCAGGGAATGAAGAGAGTAAAGTGAATCTGAGAGGTCAGATAGGTTCGAGGCCTCCAAGGTGTGAGAGAAGGTGCAGCTCCTGTGCGCACTGCGAGGCAATTCAAATGCCTGAAAATCCCCAAGTAAATGCAATAACAGGCAGCAAAAACTCCTCCAAAGTTGTATCCAGCATTGCTTATGCCAGAGGCGATGATAACTCCAGCAACTACAAGCCCATGAGTTGGAAGTGCAAGTGTGGCAGCTCCATCTTCAATCCCTAA